One stretch of Legionella birminghamensis DNA includes these proteins:
- the tuf gene encoding elongation factor Tu: MAKEKFERKKPHVNVGTIGHVDHGKTTLTAAITTIMAKKYGGTAKAYDQIDAAPEERERGITISTAHVEYESANRHYAHVDCPGHADYVKNMITGAAQMDGAILVVSAADGPMPQTREHILLSRQVGVPYIVVFLNKADMVDDAELLELVEMEVRDLLSSYEFPGDDIPIVVGSALKALEGDTSDIGVPAIEKLVETMDSYIPEPVRNIDKAFLLPIEDVFSISGRGTVVTGRVESGIVKVGEEVEIVGIRDTQKTTCTGVEMFRKLLDEGRAGDNVGVLLRGTKRDDVERGQVLAKPGTIKPHTKFEAEVYVLSKDEGGRHTPFFNGYRPQFYFRTTDVTGSCELPQGIEMVMPGDNVQMTVSLHSPIAMDEGLRFAIREGGRTVGAGVVAKIIE, encoded by the coding sequence ATGGCAAAGGAAAAGTTTGAGCGTAAAAAGCCACACGTAAACGTAGGTACAATTGGTCACGTTGACCATGGTAAAACAACGCTGACCGCAGCGATTACAACGATAATGGCCAAAAAATATGGCGGAACAGCCAAAGCCTATGATCAAATCGATGCAGCCCCTGAAGAGCGTGAGCGTGGAATTACAATTTCAACAGCACATGTTGAATACGAATCAGCGAACCGTCACTACGCGCACGTCGATTGTCCAGGACATGCGGACTATGTGAAAAATATGATCACTGGTGCTGCACAGATGGACGGCGCTATTCTGGTAGTATCAGCAGCTGACGGCCCAATGCCTCAAACTCGTGAGCACATCCTGTTATCACGTCAGGTTGGTGTACCGTACATTGTTGTATTTTTGAATAAAGCAGACATGGTCGATGATGCCGAGCTATTAGAGCTGGTTGAAATGGAAGTGCGTGATCTGCTGAGCAGCTATGAATTTCCAGGCGATGATATTCCAATTGTTGTTGGATCAGCGCTGAAAGCATTGGAAGGCGATACAAGTGACATCGGTGTCCCTGCGATTGAGAAACTGGTCGAAACAATGGACTCTTATATTCCAGAACCAGTTCGAAACATTGACAAGGCCTTCTTGCTGCCGATTGAAGACGTATTCTCAATCTCTGGCCGTGGAACAGTAGTAACTGGTCGTGTTGAAAGTGGAATTGTTAAAGTCGGTGAGGAAGTTGAGATTGTCGGAATCCGCGATACTCAAAAGACCACTTGCACTGGTGTTGAAATGTTCCGTAAATTGCTTGACGAAGGTCGTGCAGGGGACAACGTGGGTGTTCTGTTACGTGGAACGAAACGAGATGATGTTGAAAGAGGACAAGTACTGGCAAAACCTGGTACAATCAAGCCGCACACCAAGTTTGAAGCTGAAGTATACGTGCTTTCAAAAGACGAAGGTGGCCGTCATACTCCATTTTTCAATGGTTACCGTCCTCAGTTCTATTTCAGAACAACTGACGTAACTGGTTCTTGTGAACTGCCACAAGGTATTGAAATGGTAATGCCAGGCGACAACGTTCAAATGACTGTTAGTCTGCATTCACCCATCGCTATGGATGAAGGTTTGCGTTTCGCGATCCGCGAAGGTGGCCGAACTGTAGGTGCTGGTGTGGTTGCAAAAATTATCGAATAA
- the secE gene encoding preprotein translocase subunit SecE, with protein MKTNSSVKEIVLWTGILLVTIAAFFCTYYYPVSSPIKVMIWIGWLVSIFLLGFFTNKGQQVFAFAQEAKIELQKVVWPTRQETVQTTSIVMIMVAATGFILWGIDSIMMWAIAKITHLG; from the coding sequence ATGAAAACAAACTCAAGCGTTAAAGAAATTGTTTTATGGACAGGAATACTGTTAGTAACTATAGCAGCCTTTTTTTGTACCTATTACTATCCTGTTTCATCACCGATCAAAGTAATGATCTGGATTGGTTGGCTAGTTAGTATTTTCTTATTAGGTTTTTTTACCAACAAAGGACAGCAAGTTTTTGCATTCGCACAGGAAGCAAAAATTGAACTTCAAAAAGTAGTTTGGCCTACACGTCAAGAAACTGTGCAAACTACCTCAATAGTTATGATCATGGTTGCAGCAACTGGATTTATTCTTTGGGGAATTGATTCAATCATGATGTGGGCAATCGCAAAAATAACACATTTGGGCTGA